The Silene latifolia isolate original U9 population chromosome X, ASM4854445v1, whole genome shotgun sequence genome contains the following window.
AGGGAGAAAACGAAGTTTGCCCCTTGAGGCCTTGTGCTGCGGATTGCTCCTTTTATATGAAGACTGGGACTTGCAAGGCGTAAGATAGTCTAATCTAAGTTTTTGTAATAGTTCTGCACTTCTGCTGCGTGAATGCTGAAGTTCCTATATTATTTTTGTAGGCACCTGTGCTACCTGCAGGATCCTCTCAGCATCATAGTCCAAATTCCAACGATATGGAGAAAAGTGGACTGTCTTCTGATAATCATCAGATCATCAAATGGAGAACGGAGACAGAGAGGTTCCTGAACGACCAGGACAGCCAGAGTGTGAGTACTAGATGAAAATTCTAGTCTGCATGTCGATACCACCACCTTAAAAGCGGAGTGCTTACTTCCTCACAGTGTGTTCTTACGGAAAAGGGCCTTCCTTTGAGACCTGTATGTTCCCTTGCCCCTTCACATTTTTTTTACCATGCCCTTACAACCATGCCCTTCCCTCCTCCTATTGTATCAGAAGTTCCGAATGAAACCTAAGGCATCTAAGGCCCTGTTTGATTTGACGAATTCGATTCCcttatcttgttttatttgtttatcATAGAAACTGCTGAAATATGAATGAACAGTTCATGTCCTTCCAAGAATTATGTATTTTACGCAGGTGGTCGTTACTATGAACTGCTTTGATTGTTTCCGGAAAAAAAATTGCTTTGATAGTTTGATTGTGTCGTACATATAGTTATTCTCGGTGTCAATTTTTTTCTCTTAGATTTCCTAGTTCTGAAATGCAGTGATGGCACATCTGAAATAACCCAATAGACCATAGAATGAAGTTTTGCACTTTAATGTAGTATATTGGATTTGATAGGAAGCAAAATTTAGAAACCCggaaaaaataaaatgaaatatttatttagGTGTTTAAGCggtgtaaaaaaataaaaaaggtaaacaaatgaatgggacagagggagtaacagCTTGAAAGGAATTAGAGAAAATTAAAACCAAGCCCTATTGGCTACACACAAACTATCTTTAACAGGTTGTCCCGTTTAGCAGGTCTACTTCAGAGAAAAACCCTAAGAGTATGCATCATCTTGTGATATGAGCAATGAAAGCATCCATTTCTAAGGATGAAGCTCCACCTTTTGAAACTGACTTTCGGACACTGTCACCTAGTTCCGAAGCTCTTTTCCTGATCTCCGCTCCTTCTTTTGTTGCCATTAACCTTTTGACTGCACTCTCAATAGTAACGGAACTAACTAGCTTTCCACGGTCTTCCCACTCCCTCACCATAACGCCAATCCCTAGCACTTCTGTTATCAAAATAGCGTTCCTCGGCTGGTCAGAGTGCATAGGCCACGCTACAATAGGGACCCCCATGCTAACACTCTCGATGCAGGAGTTCCAGCCACAATGACTCATGAACCCGCCTATTGACTGGTGTGCTAGAATGTCTAACTGTGGTCCCCACTCATGGACTACCAGTCCCCTGCCCTTGACCCTTTCCTCATAGCCTTTCGGAAGCTCAGGATTTCTGTCTTTTTTGCTACAGAAACCATCAGCTTTATCGGCATTTCTGAGCACCCATATAAACTTCTGCCCACTTCTTTCTAATCCAGTAGCCAACTCTCCAATCTGCTCTTCTGTTAGTGATGTCGTCGATCCGAAAGAGACGTATATTACGGACCCTTTATTCTGTTCATCGAGCCATTCTAGGCATGTATGTCTTTTCTGATTTCCGGACATTTCTACCGGATTAAAAGGTCCGAGGACAAAGTGTTTGTTTTCAGTATCGTTTCCTAATAGTTTTTCCAACAGCTCTACATATGGACCTTCTATCACCCTTGACGTATTGTAAATTCGTCCTGACTCGATCCCCCAGAATTTTTGCTGATCGACGAAAAACCTTGAGACCTCTGGTGTCATGGTCCCTTCATCGGAGGGAATACATCTCGGGACATTAACACTCGGATCTATTTGAAAAGGTTTATCAGATTCCGCTATTTCTTCCCAGGAACCTAAGAACCGGTAGAAGGCAGAGATAGGATTGAACTGAAAGGACTCAACCTTTGTCATGAACTCGACATCCTGTACCACAGAAGCCATTAGGCAATCATGAACAACAATGACTCTATGATACTTTTTCGAGAGTTGCTCCAAGAGTTCAGACACGGGTTTTCTTAGATGTTTTGGAATATCAAAAAGTGGTCCAAGGTGAACCGGGAAATGGAAAGAAAGTTCGGGTTTTGGAGGAGGCGAAATGTAGGAAGGGATTTGGAAGTCATGGAATTTGATCTTGGTTAGACTTTCGGAATCCCAACCTTGGACCCTGACCTTGGCTTGGTGGTTGTGCATGGCCGACCCTGCATAGTGAACCGGAATGTCATAAGAGATTACGAGATGCGAGAGATGGAGGAGTTGGTTTAGGTGACCTTGAGCCGGAAAAGGGACCATAACAACCGCGACATGAGAGTCGTTGTCGTTCTGATCCTCCATTTTTCGATATTGTATATTGTATATGTAATTTACTGCCTTACTGTCTTTGGATGCAGATTATTAAGTTTTTCATGTCCTATAAATACTAGTGTTCAAAAAAAGCAGAAAATGTTAAAATAATGCAAACATTATTTAACTGTATACTGTAATATGCAATAACGTCATGAGCTGCGCCATTTGCTTTTTTGGAGCAAAAAATCAAAAAAGTCCGCTTACTGGTTTTGACAAAATTTGACTTCATTTTTTCGATATGCGGTTATGAGAATTTGATTTGGATTTTGCCTCTTTTCTAACACAAATAACGAAAGACGGTCTCTTATTAAATTATTATAGAGACATGGATACATCAGACATGGTAACTATTTTTTAAAAATTTGGTACTTATTCGATCGTCAAAATAAAATCGGTAGTTTTTACAATTGATTTATTGTTATTGGGTTGATCTTTTCCCAGACACACTGAAATACTTGGTATCctatcttaattttttttttattgtagacGACTTTATGGGTTAAACCAAATTAATAGTAACTATGGATCCCGCTTATGcatgcacggtatttataaatcttttagtttataatgtactccgtattatttataGATCTCAAATTGCTATataattaatttttcatattttgatATGAGGataaaaaatcaaaatggaaagctaatcaaaagaattgagtaAATTCATGAAATGTGTGAGACGGTTTTTACACAGAGATAGTGTAAAACGGATCGAAAGTCGAAACATAACCATATTTATGTAAAAGAATTGTTTGTGTAATTGAGGAAGTGGGTTTTGCTGTACTTCACCTTTTTTGTGTAAACTAGTTGTTTGGAGAATATATTTAtgaagtgaaataaaataaaaaagagaaaacaaaaataaatataaaaagaTGTCTTATTTTTGAGGATCTCCACTAAACCATTGTTATATTAATTAATACTCGTACCAATTACAGCAGTGTAGTTTTGTTCAAGTGGGGTAGATGTGTTTAATCTTAAAATCTTATTTGAGACCGTCTTCAGCTTAAAACGGTCTTCTTTTATGTTTGAGAAGCTAGAAATTTCAAAACAGTTTACCCCTCGAGGCCTTGTGCTGCGGATTGCTCCTTTTTTATGAAGACTGGGACTTGCAAGGTGTACGATAGTCTAAATCTAAGTTTTTGTAATAGTTCTGCACTTCTGCTGCGTGAATGCTGAAGTTCCTATATTATTTTTGTAGGCACCTGTGCTACCTGCAGGATCCTCTCAGCAtcataatccaaattccagcaaTATGGAGAAAAGTGGACTGTTCTGATAATCATAAATCATCAAATGGAGAACGAGACGGAGAGGTTCCTGAACAACCAGGACAGCCAGAGTGTGAGCACTAGATGAAAACTGGCCAGTGTAAATTCTAGTCTCCATGTCGATACCACCATCTTAAGAGCGGAGTGCTTACTTCCTCACAGTGTGTTCTTACGGAAAAGGGCCTTCCTTTGAGACCTGTATGTTCCCTTGTCccttcacatttttttttttaccatgccCTTTCCTCCTCCTATTGTATCAGAAGTTCCGAATGAAACCTAAGGCATCTAAGGCCCTGTTTGATTTGACGAATTCAATTCCCTTGTCTTGTTTTATTTGTATATATAGAAACTGCTGAAATATGATTTAACAGTTCATGTCCTTCCAAGAATTATGTATTTTACGCAGGTGGTCGTTACTATGAACTGCTTTGATtgtttccgaaaaaaaaaatgcTTTGATAGTTTGAATGTGTCGTACATAGTTATTCTCGGTGTTGCTCAAGTACTGAGGGCTCTTGCTTTGCTTTCTAATCTTAGATTTCCTAGTTCTGAAATGCAGTGATGGCACATCTGAAATAACCCAATAGACCATAGAATGAAGTTTTGCATATTAATGTACACTATATTGGATTTGATAGGAAGCAAAATTCAGAAACCcggaaaaaatgaaatgaaatatttATATAGGTGTTTAAGCggtgtaaaaaaataaaaaaggtaaacaaatgaatgggacagagggagtaacagCTAGAAAGGAATTAGAGAAAATTAAAACCAAGCCCTATTGGCTACACACAAACTATCTTGAACAGGTTGTCCCGAAGTATGCATCATCTTGTGATGTGAGCAATGAAAGCATCCATTTCTAAGGATGAAGCTCCACCCTTTGAAACCGACTTTCGGACACTGTCACCTAGTTCCGAAGCTCTTTTCCTCATCTCCGCTCCTTCTTTTGTTGCCATTAACCTTTTGACTGCACTCTCAATAGTAACGGAACTAACTAGCTTCCCACGGTCTTCCCACTCCCTCACCATAACACCAATCCCTAGCACTTCTGTTATCAAAACAGCGTTCCTCGGCTGTTCAGAATGCATAGGCCACGCTGCAATAGCCACCCCCATGCTAATACTCTCAATGGACGAGTTCCAGCCACAATGACTCATGAACCCGCCTATTGACTGGTGAGCTAGTATGTCTAGCTGTGGGGCCCATTCTTGGACTACCATTCCCCTGTCCCTGACCCTTTCCTCATACCCTTCCGGAAGCACAGGATTTTTGTCTTTTCCGCTACTGAAACCATCAGCTTTATCGGCATTTCTGAGCACCCATATAAACTTCTGCCCACTTCTTTCTAACCCAGTAGCCAACTCTCCGATCTGCTCTTCTGTTAGTGATGTCGATGATCCGAAAGAGATGAATATCACAGACCCTTTGTTTTGTTCATCGAGCCATTTTAGACATCTGTGTCTTTTCTGATTTCCAGACATTTCTACCGGATTAAAAGGTCCGACGACAAAGTGTTTGGTTTCAGCATTATTTCCTAATAGTTTTTCCGACAGCTCAACATACGCACCTTCTACCACCCTTGACGTATTGTAAATTCGTCCTGACTCGGTCCCCCAGAATTTACTCTGATTAACAAGGAATTTTGCGATCTCAGGTGTAAAGGTCCCTTCTTTGGAGGGAATACGTCTCGGGATACTTATACTCTGATCTATTTGAAAAGGTTTATCAGATTCTGGTATGTTTTCCCAGGAACCTATGAATCGGTTGAAGGCAGATAGCGGATAAAATTGAAAGGACTCCGTCTTTGGAATGAGCTTAACATCTTGGACCACAGAAGCCATTAAGCTATCATGAACAACGACGACTCTGCGATACTTTTCCGAGAGTTGCTCCAAGAGTTCAGACACGGGTTTTCTTAGATGTTTTGGAATATTGAAAAGCGGTTCAAGGTGAACCGGGACGTGGGTCGAAAGTTCAGGGTTTGGAAGAGGCGAAATGTAGGCAGGGATTTGGAAGTCATGAAATttgatactccctcctattccagataattgtcccattgtccatttccgtctagtcgggtaactgtcccattgtctatttttggtaagtgttgtgtggtccaaattcaattccatttccgtctattcacataactgtcccattgtccgttttgtgtggtctaaactcactttcttaattcttgtgtcattttcaaaatgggacggttatgtagaataggagggagtattagttagACTTTCCGCGTCCCAACCGTGGACCCGGACTTTAGCTTGGTGGTTGTGTACGGCAGACCCAGCATAGTGAACTGGAATACCGTACGAGATTACGAGATGGGAGAGATGGAGGAGTTGGTTAAGGTGACCTTGAGCCGGAAAAGGGACCATAACAACCGCGATTTTCGACTCGTTTGTGCTCTCCATTTTATGATATATATACTGTATGTGGTTACTGCCTTACTTTCTTTGGATGCAGATTGGATTTATTTTTTTAAAGAttgaatttatttattttgagttaaaCATGTTGAATTTTTAAGGTCTTTAAATAAGAGTGCAAAAAAAAGCACATAATAATAATGTATAATAATAcaaaaattattattgaaaagtATTTGTAAAAACGTCATTTGGTACGTCATTAATTAGCTTCTTTTGAGCTAAGATCCAAAATGTCTGCTTACttgttttgacacaaaaattcttCCATGCTTTCCATATGTGATTATGCGATTAGGAGAATTTGGCACTTTTTTTAAAGCAAATACCGAGAGTGACGGTCACTTATTAAAAGTGTAATCTTTTTTTTAACTCATTTGTGTGTTTTTTTTCGTAAAGTGGCATCTTCACTTGTACGTTTTATAATGAGGGTATTCATTTTATCGTATTCGATAATCATTTTTATTAGTAAACCATTTTTAATCGTATGTTTTATTATTTATGGTTCAATTTTTAATTTAAATTGTAAAATGGTCTTATTGTGAGACCGTGTCGTACAAGActtgttctttatttaattaaCCAAATTTTAGTACGGATGACCATTTTTTACTCTCTAAAAATCTAAAAAAAGTCTTGTTTAAGATTTCAAGTtgcttaatactccctccattcaactccactttgcacgTTTCtattttgcacactattcacaaacggacattcaatttcaattttctctctatacataagttaaaatatattcatgtgggatcttatttgattcgtctctaagagtacattaaaaatatctaacttttaaaatttttgcaaatacgtagctaaagatatttaccgcgtaaaagtcgcgttggcaaacgtgctaaaacaaacatgtaaagtggagttgaatggaggaagtataatcTGTATGTACGGATGACCATTTTTGGCTTTTGAGAAACTTTTTTTAGCTTTTAAACAATGATGTGTTGCTCAAAGTGTTTTTTAGGTTCAAAAACGCTTTTAATAACCAGGCCAAAGAcacactaaactaaataagactGTATTGATTATCGTTGCtcttttggagaattttgttccgggaccctggaatcccgaaaaatcgtgtattacacttcaatttgagccgtttgggaggtcgtaccggaccctggttctttttatcccggtttttctatcacgcgtccaaggttattttaggagttaacctattcgatttcagcctcaaataacgagtattaatacatttttcacgattatctaaggttcgacgaatgctggtttatggcataccggtacccccaaatgtcttccgttgctacttaaattttgtgtggccactttatcagagccgaggaactttctatgtgatttccggagaattttgttccgggatcctcgaatcccgaaaaaccgtgtattatacacttcaatttaagccgttctcgaggtcgtaacggaccctttttcttttaatccaatttttctatcacgcgtcgtccgagatcatttcagtagttaacctattcgatttcagtctcaaataacgagtattaatacattattcacgattatgtgaggttcgacgaatgctggtttatggcatgccggcacccccaaatgtcttcccttgctactcaaattttgtgtggccactttatgtgagccgaggaactttctgtgtgatttccggagaattttgtttcgggaccctgaaATACCGAAAAACTGTggattacacttcaatttgagcagttcaagaggtcgtaccagaccctgtttctttttcatccGGTTTcctatcacgcgttcgaggtcatttcaggagctaaacctattcgatttcagcctcaaataacgagtattaatacattattcacgattatccgaggttcgacgaatgctggtttatggcataccgacacccccaaatgtctttcgttgctactcaaattttgtgtggccgctttatctgacctgaggatctttctgtgtgatttccagataatttttttccgggaccctcgaatcccgaaaaatcgtgttgtatacacttcaatttgagtcgttcgcccgttcgtaaggtcgtactggacccaatttatttttctcccggtttttctatcacgcgtccgaggtcattttaggagttaacctattagatttcagcctcaaataacgagtactaatacatttttcacgaatatccgaggttcgacgaatgctggtttatcgcatgccggcacccccaaatgttttcccttgctactcaaattttgtgtggccactttatctgagccgaggaactttctgtgtgctTTACGGAGAATTCTGTTTCGAGACCctggaataccgaaaaaccgtgtattacacttcaatttgagcagttccagaggtcgtaacggaccctgtttctttttcatccggtttttctatcacgcgtccgaggtcatttcaggagctaaacctattcgatttcagcctcaaataacgagtataaatacatttttcacgattatccgagtttcgacgaatgctagtttatggcatgCTGACACCTgcatatgtcttccgttgctgctcaaattttgtgtggccactttatctgacccgaggatctttctgtgtgatttccggagaattttgttccgggaccttggaatcccgaaaaaaaaaCGTGTactaaacttcaatttcagtagttcgggaggtcgtaccagaccctgtttaattttcacccggtttttctatcacccgtccgaggtcatttcaggagctaacctatttgatttcagcctcaaataacgagtattaattcatttttcacgattatccgagttcgacgaatgctggtttatggcataccggtaccccaaatgtcttccattttgtgtagccgctttatctgacccgagaatcTTTCTgggtgatttctggagaattttgttccaggactctgtaatcccgaaaatcgtgtattacaattcaatttgagtcgttcggccgttcgggaggttgtactgGACCAGTTTCGTTTTGTCCCCGTTTTTGTATCatgcgtacgaggtcatttcaggagttaacctattcgatttaagactcaaataacgagtattaatacatttttcacgattatccgaggttcgacgaatgctggtttatgtcaTACCGGCAACTCTAAATGTCTTcccttgctactcaaattttgtgtggccactttatttgagctgaggaactttctgtgtgattttcggagaattttgtttcgggaccctggaataccgaaataccgtgtattacacttcaatttgaggagttcaagaggtcgtaccgaaccctgtttctttttcatccggcttttctatcacgcatccgaggtcatttcatgagctcaacctattcgatttcaccctcaaataacgagtattaatacatttttcacgattatccgaggttcgacgagtgttggtttatggcatactgacACCCgcatatgtcttccgttgctactcaaattttgtgtggccactttatctgacccgaggatctttctgtgtgatttccggagaattttgttccgggaccctcaaattccgaaaaagcgtgtattaaACTACAATTTgagtagttcgggaggtcgtaccagacccggtTTAATTTTCACccagtttttctatcacgcgtccgaggtaatttcaggaattaacctatttgatttcagcctcaaataacgactattaatacatttttctcgattatccgaggttcgacgaatgctggtttatggcataccggtaccccaaatgtcttccattgctactcaaattttgtgtggccgctttatctgacccaagaatATTTCtgtatgatttccggagaactttgttacgggaccctggaataccgaaaaatcgtgtattacacattaacacttcaatttgagccgttcgggaggtcgtaccggacccagtttctttttctccccgttttcaTATCACGCGTACAAGGTCATTTCAGGTTTTAACCTATTCGaattaagcctcaaataacgagtattaatacattttttacgattatccgaggttcgacgaatgctggtttatgtcataccggcacccccaaatgtcattcgttgctactcaaattttgtgtggccgctttatctgacctgaggatatttcttttttattttcgaagaattttttccgggaccctggaattacgaaaaaccgtgtattatacacttcaatttgagccattcgggaggtcgtaacggaccttgtttctttttctccaggtttttctacaacgcgtccgaggtcatttcagaagttaacctattcgatttcagcctcaaataacgagtattaatacatttttcatgattatccgaggttcgacgaatgctgctttatggcataccggcatcctcaaatgtcttccgttggtacacaaatttgtgtggccgctttatctcactcgaggatctttctatgtgatttccaaagaattttgttccgggaccctggaatcccgaaaaaagcGTGTATTTAACTTAAATTTgagtagttcgggaggtcgtacaatACCCTGTTTAATTTtcacccggtttttctatcacttgtccgaggtcatttcaggagttaacctatttgattttagcctcaaataactagtattaatacatttttcacgattatccgaggttcgacgaatgctagtttatgtcataccggcacccccaaatgtttttcgttgctactaaaattttgtctGGCCACTTTATCTGAGCCGAGGATCTTTttaagtgatttccggagaattttgttccaggaccctggaatcccgaaaaatcatgtattacacttcaatttgagccgttcgggaggtcgtacccgaCCCAGTTTCtgtttctcccagtttttctatcacgcgtacaaggtcatttaaggagttaacctatttgatttaagcctcaaataacgagtattaatacattttacacgattatccaaggttcgacgaatgttggtttatgtcataccggcacccccaaattcttccgttgctactcaaattttgtgtcgCCACTTTATCTGAGCCGAGAAtctttctaagtgatttccggagaaattagttccgggaccctggaatcctgaaaaaccgacaatttgagccgttcaggagatcgtaccagactctgtttcttttttaaccggtttttctatcacgtgtctgaggtcatttcaggagttaacctattcgagtTCATCCCCAACTAactagcattaatccatttttcacgattatccgagcttTGACGATTGCGGTTTATGGcgtaccggcacccctaaatgacTTAAGTTGCTACTCAAGTTttgtgtgaccgctttatctgatccgatgaactttctgtgtgatttccggagaattttgttctgttaccctggaatcccgaaaaaccgtatattatatagttcaatttaagccgttcgggaggtcgtaccagactctgtttctttttaatcggtttttctattacgcatctgaggtcatttcaggagttaacctattcgatttcagtctcaaataaagagtattaatacatttttcacgattatccgaggttcgactaaTGCAGGTTTATTGCATAttgacacccccaaatgtctttcgttgctactcaaatctTGTGTtgccgctttttctgacccgaggatatttctttttgatttccggagaattttgttccggggacctgaaatcccgaaaaatcgtgtattatacttcaatttgagccgttcgggaggtcgtaccggacccagtttcctTTTCTCCCCATTTTTCTATGacgcgtacgagctcatttcaggagttaacctattcgatttaagcctcaaataacgagtattaatacatctttcatgattatccgaggttcgacgaatgcttgtttatgtcATACTGGCACTCCCAAATGCCTttcattgctactcaaattttgtgtggccgctttatccgacccgaagatatttctttttgatttctgaagaattttgttccgggaccctgaaatcccgaaaaatcgtgtattatacaatttaatttgagccgttcgggaggttgtaacagaccctttttctttttctccctgtttttctatcacgcgtccgatgtcattttaggagttaacctattcgatttcagcctcaaataacgagtattaatacattttttcccgaatatccgaggttcgacgaatgttggttttatggcataccggtatccccaaatgtcttccgttgctacacaaatttttgtgtgaccgctttatctgacccgaggatctttctatgtgatttccggagaaatttgttccgggaccctggaatctcgagaatcttcaatttgagccgttcaggaggtcgtaccggaccctgtttctttttcttccggtttttctatcacgcatccAAGGTCCAtttaggagttaatctattcgatttcaacctcaaataacgagtattaatacatttttaagaatatccgaggttcgacgaatcctgATTTATGGCatgccggcacccccaaatgtcttcgctTGCTACTCAAATATTGTGTGGTCACTTTATCTGAGCCGAGGAACattctgtgtgatttccgaagaattttgtttcgggaccctggaat
Protein-coding sequences here:
- the LOC141619571 gene encoding zeatin O-glucosyltransferase-like, giving the protein MEDQNDNDSHVAVVMVPFPAQGHLNQLLHLSHLVISYDIPVHYAGSAMHNHQAKVRVQGWDSESLTKIKFHDFQIPSYISPPPKPELSFHFPVHLGPLFDIPKHLRKPVSELLEQLSKKYHRVIVVHDCLMASVVQDVEFMTKVESFQFNPISAFYRFLGSWEEIAESDKPFQIDPSVNVPRCIPSDEGTMTPEVSRFFVDQQKFWGIESGRIYNTSRVIEGPYVELLEKLLGNDTENKHFVLGPFNPVEMSGNQKRHTCLEWLDEQNKGSVIYVSFGSTTSLTEEQIGELATGLERSGQKFIWVLRNADKADGFCSKKDRNPELPKGYEERVKGRGLVVHEWGPQLDILAHQSIGGFMSHCGWNSCIESVSMGVPIVAWPMHSDQPRNAILITEVLGIGVMVREWEDRGKLVSSVTIESAVKRLMATKEGAEIRKRASELGDSVRKSVSKGGASSLEMDAFIAHITR
- the LOC141621070 gene encoding zeatin O-glucosyltransferase-like: MGQLSGIGGSIKFHDFQIPAYISPLPNPELSTHVPVHLEPLFNIPKHLRKPVSELLEQLSEKYRRVVVVHDSLMASVVQDVKLIPKTESFQFYPLSAFNRFIGSWENIPESDKPFQIDQSISIPRRIPSKEGTFTPEIAKFLVNQSKFWGTESGRIYNTSRVVEGAYVELSEKLLGNNAETKHFVVGPFNPVEMSGNQKRHRCLKWLDEQNKGSVIFISFGSSTSLTEEQIGELATGLERSGQKFIWVLRNADKADGFSSGKDKNPVLPEGYEERVRDRGMVVQEWAPQLDILAHQSIGGFMSHCGWNSSIESISMGVAIAAWPMHSEQPRNAVLITEVLGIGVMVREWEDRGKLVSSVTIESAVKRLMATKEGAEMRKRASELGDSVRKSVSKGGASSLEMDAFIAHITR